A single region of the Halobacterium wangiae genome encodes:
- a CDS encoding DUF1269 domain-containing protein, with product MDGAEKMRELMYDFQKRELITLEDAAVVVRKENGRAKVKQAHSLVGAGALGGAFWGMLVGLLFLAPWLGLVAGAAGGALSGKLGDIGVDDEFIKEVGETIEPGQSALFLLARDAQVERIQQETEELSFSIIQTNLSPDDETKLRETFAAEEVAG from the coding sequence ATGGACGGCGCCGAGAAGATGCGGGAGCTGATGTACGACTTCCAGAAACGAGAGCTAATCACCCTCGAGGACGCCGCCGTCGTCGTCCGCAAGGAGAACGGCCGGGCGAAGGTCAAGCAGGCCCACAGCCTAGTCGGTGCGGGCGCACTCGGCGGAGCGTTCTGGGGGATGCTCGTCGGCCTCCTGTTTCTGGCGCCGTGGCTCGGGCTGGTCGCTGGCGCTGCCGGCGGTGCACTATCGGGGAAACTGGGGGACATCGGCGTCGACGACGAGTTCATCAAGGAGGTCGGCGAGACCATCGAACCCGGACAGTCGGCGCTGTTCCTCCTCGCACGCGACGCGCAGGTCGAGCGCATCCAGCAGGAGACCGAGGAGCTGTCGTTCTCGATCATCCAGACGAACCTCTCGCCGGACGACGAGACGAAACTCCGGGAGACGTTCGCCGCCGAGGAAGTTGCAGGCTGA
- a CDS encoding CopG family ribbon-helix-helix protein yields MRTSLNVPDDILEAFDETWQAEGIDSRSRAIREAMLEYVEAHATLEETEGTVSAIVAFDYEHHEVIRDLHDVQHDFQDVVETTSHTHQGEWCLEMVFCHGDAERVRQLVYGLRDFDAVGRVKVLSLRR; encoded by the coding sequence ATGCGAACGAGCCTTAACGTTCCAGACGACATCCTCGAGGCGTTCGACGAGACGTGGCAGGCGGAGGGAATCGATTCGCGGTCGCGCGCAATCAGGGAGGCGATGCTCGAGTACGTCGAGGCACACGCGACGCTGGAAGAGACAGAGGGGACTGTGAGCGCCATCGTCGCGTTCGACTACGAACACCACGAGGTCATCCGCGACCTCCACGACGTCCAGCACGACTTCCAGGACGTCGTCGAGACGACGAGCCACACGCACCAAGGGGAGTGGTGTCTCGAGATGGTGTTCTGCCACGGGGACGCGGAGCGAGTGCGGCAGTTGGTCTACGGGCTCCGGGACTTCGACGCCGTAGGCCGGGTGAAGGTGCTCTCGCTGCGGCGCTAG
- a CDS encoding NAD(P)/FAD-dependent oxidoreductase, translating into MADELPVEEYEVVVVGGGPAGQSAALYSTRLSHDTALVDRGGGRAAMMRNVHNVLGVREETSGNEYLGVGREQLEEYGCDLHRDALTSCSRTEDGRFELSGGDATYRAERVVLATGMNDVRPEPPLPRTGRGLHYCLHCDAHMFVDESVYVMGHSESAAHVAAIMLNFTDQVDLLTRGDDPEWSEETATMLVNHPIDVVHEDVTGVNNGENGWLKSLEFEDDTVREYRGGFAMYGAEYNNSLARELGCGVNDDGTVDVGDHGQTSVDGVYAVGDLTPGHKQVPVALAEGAKAGIDIHYALRDFPREPEAIEEAGPVRCEEVPGIPDELLEQAVSFHTYDD; encoded by the coding sequence ATGGCAGACGAACTCCCCGTCGAGGAGTACGAGGTGGTCGTCGTCGGTGGCGGCCCCGCTGGCCAGAGCGCCGCGCTGTACAGCACGCGACTCAGTCACGACACCGCACTCGTCGACCGCGGCGGCGGACGCGCGGCGATGATGCGGAACGTCCACAACGTCCTCGGCGTACGCGAGGAGACCAGCGGCAACGAGTACCTCGGCGTCGGCAGAGAGCAACTCGAGGAGTACGGCTGTGACCTCCACCGGGACGCCCTCACGTCGTGTTCGCGCACCGAGGACGGCCGCTTCGAACTGTCGGGCGGCGACGCGACCTACCGCGCGGAGCGCGTCGTGCTCGCGACCGGGATGAACGACGTGCGCCCGGAGCCGCCGCTCCCGCGGACGGGCCGCGGCCTCCACTACTGTCTGCACTGCGACGCGCACATGTTCGTCGACGAGTCCGTCTACGTGATGGGGCACTCGGAGAGCGCCGCGCACGTCGCCGCCATCATGCTGAACTTCACCGACCAGGTCGACCTGCTCACGCGCGGCGACGACCCCGAGTGGAGCGAGGAGACAGCCACGATGCTAGTGAACCACCCAATCGACGTCGTCCACGAGGACGTCACGGGCGTGAACAACGGCGAGAACGGCTGGCTGAAGAGCCTTGAGTTCGAGGACGACACCGTCCGCGAGTACAGAGGTGGCTTCGCGATGTACGGCGCCGAGTACAACAACAGTCTCGCCCGCGAACTCGGCTGTGGCGTCAACGACGACGGCACAGTCGACGTCGGCGACCACGGCCAGACGTCCGTCGACGGCGTCTACGCGGTGGGCGACCTCACGCCGGGCCACAAGCAGGTGCCGGTCGCGCTCGCCGAAGGCGCGAAGGCCGGCATCGACATCCACTACGCGCTCCGGGATTTCCCGCGTGAGCCCGAAGCCATCGAGGAGGCCGGGCCAGTCCGCTGTGAGGAGGTCCCGGGAATCCCGGACGAACTCCTCGAACAGGCCGTCTCGTTCCACACGTACGACGACTGA
- a CDS encoding MBL fold metallo-hydrolase: MVKTITAAQLAEKIDADEQFTLIDTRPEDSFEAWHVRDAANVPYDPDEGLSEDQLDEVNALADARPVVAICGKGLTSTPFAFDLDEHGYDDVSVVTGGMEEWSKHYEVAPIETSSDDLVVRQVQRRAKGCLGYIVGSKATEEAVVVDATRQTDQFKVAAQDAGFSITRVLDTHVHADHISGSSELAEEVGVPYHLGDAASERGVEYKYEPLGDGDVLEVGDVEIEALHTPGHTSEMMNYLVDGELLLTGDTLFVDSVGRTELQFGEDDASRGADLLYDSLHETILELSDDTTILPGHLTVTSDGRYENGSPGEPLEARLGDLREELDFLELDRDAFVERLTEEAPEKPPNYETVIAINTGRETVEDEAEATELELGPNNCAA; the protein is encoded by the coding sequence ATGGTCAAGACCATCACTGCAGCACAACTCGCGGAGAAGATCGACGCCGACGAACAGTTCACGCTCATCGACACGCGTCCCGAAGACAGCTTCGAGGCCTGGCACGTGCGCGACGCAGCGAACGTTCCATACGACCCCGACGAGGGGTTGAGCGAGGACCAACTCGACGAGGTGAACGCACTGGCCGACGCCCGGCCGGTCGTCGCTATCTGCGGGAAGGGTCTGACGTCGACGCCGTTCGCGTTCGACCTCGACGAGCACGGCTACGACGACGTCTCGGTCGTCACCGGCGGTATGGAGGAGTGGAGCAAACACTACGAGGTCGCCCCTATCGAGACGTCCAGCGACGACCTGGTCGTTCGACAGGTCCAGCGCCGAGCGAAGGGCTGTCTCGGCTACATCGTCGGCTCGAAAGCGACGGAAGAGGCCGTCGTGGTCGATGCGACCAGACAGACCGACCAGTTCAAGGTTGCAGCCCAGGACGCTGGGTTCTCCATCACGCGCGTCCTGGATACGCACGTCCACGCCGACCACATCTCGGGCAGCTCAGAACTCGCCGAGGAGGTCGGCGTGCCCTACCACCTCGGCGACGCAGCCAGCGAACGCGGTGTCGAGTACAAGTACGAACCGCTAGGTGATGGAGACGTACTCGAAGTCGGCGACGTCGAGATCGAGGCGCTCCACACGCCAGGTCACACCTCCGAGATGATGAACTACCTCGTCGACGGCGAACTCCTGTTGACGGGCGATACGCTGTTCGTCGACTCCGTCGGACGGACGGAACTCCAGTTCGGCGAGGACGACGCCTCGCGTGGAGCAGACCTGCTGTACGACTCCCTCCACGAGACGATCCTCGAGCTCTCTGACGACACGACGATTCTGCCGGGCCACCTCACCGTCACGAGCGACGGACGCTACGAGAACGGCTCGCCCGGCGAACCCCTCGAGGCCCGACTCGGGGACCTCCGCGAGGAACTCGACTTCCTCGAACTCGACCGCGACGCGTTCGTCGAGCGATTGACCGAGGAGGCCCCGGAGAAGCCACCGAACTACGAGACAGTGATCGCGATCAACACCGGCAGAGAGACCGTCGAGGACGAAGCCGAGGCGACGGAACTCGAACTGGGGCCGAACAACTGTGCCGCGTAA
- a CDS encoding HalOD1 output domain-containing protein, protein MSEGIVVAVASATERDPLALPPLYSVVDPDALDALLATTSARNATRGITATFEYAGCTVTVEDPGRIHVERFAET, encoded by the coding sequence GTGAGCGAGGGAATCGTCGTCGCAGTAGCGAGCGCGACCGAACGCGACCCGTTAGCGCTACCGCCGCTCTACTCGGTGGTCGACCCCGACGCGCTCGACGCGCTCCTGGCCACGACGTCCGCCCGGAATGCCACCAGAGGAATCACCGCGACCTTCGAGTACGCCGGCTGTACGGTGACCGTCGAGGACCCCGGACGTATCCACGTCGAACGATTCGCAGAGACGTAG
- a CDS encoding AI-2E family transporter — translation MSRDEDEFSITFLRLLLIFVGGLSVLLVLPYLQAILAAGLAAYLAVPLSDRLSERLGGNLGALTTMVVTVLVVLVPVVILVGVAADQAISLVRGVEIPQGVTAESVLEAYIGMDVDMASLAEPLTGAVETGVRGVLGRSVGILGGLTSLVISAVVFLFTLFALLRDGDRLVGWLRSVAPLDPATMDELLERTDDLLWAAVVGNVIVAAIQAALTVLAFAVLGFDDLVFWAMTTFVLSLLPLIGASIVWIPAVAYLALVGSIPAAVGLFVYGSVVISGSDNFIRPLAMQRGAKLNSGLLVLGIFGGVSLFGFIGLFVGPVLLGLSKDIVELLAAERRRTMDSV, via the coding sequence ATGAGTCGCGACGAAGACGAGTTCTCGATCACCTTCCTCCGCCTCCTGTTGATCTTCGTCGGGGGGCTGTCGGTCCTCCTCGTGTTACCGTACCTCCAGGCCATCCTCGCGGCTGGCCTGGCCGCCTACCTGGCCGTCCCACTGAGCGACCGGCTCTCGGAGAGACTGGGGGGCAACCTCGGCGCGCTCACCACGATGGTAGTCACCGTGCTCGTCGTCCTCGTCCCGGTCGTGATACTCGTCGGCGTCGCGGCGGACCAGGCGATATCGCTCGTCCGCGGCGTCGAGATACCCCAGGGCGTGACCGCCGAATCAGTCCTCGAGGCCTACATCGGCATGGACGTCGACATGGCGAGTCTGGCAGAGCCGCTCACCGGTGCGGTCGAGACTGGTGTTCGGGGCGTCCTCGGACGCAGCGTCGGGATTCTCGGCGGGCTCACGTCGCTGGTCATCAGCGCCGTGGTGTTCCTGTTCACGCTCTTCGCCCTCCTCCGAGACGGCGACCGACTCGTCGGCTGGCTTCGCTCGGTCGCCCCGCTCGACCCGGCGACGATGGACGAACTGCTCGAGCGCACCGACGACCTCCTGTGGGCCGCCGTGGTCGGGAACGTCATCGTCGCTGCGATACAGGCGGCACTGACGGTCCTCGCCTTCGCCGTCCTGGGTTTCGACGACCTCGTCTTCTGGGCCATGACCACGTTCGTGCTGTCGCTGCTCCCGTTGATCGGTGCGTCCATCGTCTGGATTCCGGCGGTCGCCTATCTCGCCCTCGTGGGGTCGATTCCGGCGGCGGTGGGGTTGTTCGTCTACGGCTCGGTCGTCATCAGCGGGTCGGACAACTTCATCCGGCCGCTCGCGATGCAGCGGGGCGCGAAACTCAACTCCGGGCTCCTCGTCCTCGGCATCTTCGGTGGTGTCTCTCTGTTCGGGTTCATCGGCCTCTTCGTCGGCCCCGTACTGCTCGGGCTGTCGAAAGACATCGTCGAGTTGCTCGCCGCGGAACGCCGCCGAACCATGGACTCGGTCTGA
- a CDS encoding M28 family peptidase — translation MAQWIGETFASDAGWDHLVRLTDIGSRMAGSEGERVGAEATRDAFERVGVRNVRLDEFDLQGWERGDSTLTTSDEDLDCIALPRSPAATAAGELVDLGYGTPEDFETTDVDGKVVQVASNMPSHADRLLHRTEKYYLAVEGGAAGFVFRNHVDGCLPPTGSVGRTDQPIGEIPAVGVSKEVGHRLGRRHCGEQVTVSVSADIGPATSQNVHASVGPDTDERVLVTSHVDGHDVSEGAADNASGTAMLVAVAEALSRRADDLDSRVEFVAYGAEEVGLCGSDYHAAQTDESAVRAIVNLDGVVQGRTLQFFTHTFDELEAAVERATGHFNHPARVIPKEGYRGDQWPLVRWGVPGYFVSGVREAEGRGYGHTAADTLDKLDRRNVNEQAILLTELAVDLAREETEIPHRSEREVAESFREEGRVEGMKLVGDWPYDFE, via the coding sequence ATGGCTCAGTGGATCGGCGAGACGTTCGCGAGCGACGCGGGGTGGGACCACCTCGTCCGGCTGACGGACATCGGTAGTCGCATGGCCGGATCCGAGGGGGAGCGAGTGGGTGCGGAGGCGACCCGTGACGCCTTCGAGCGAGTCGGCGTCCGGAACGTCCGCCTCGACGAGTTCGACTTGCAGGGGTGGGAGCGCGGCGACAGCACGCTCACCACATCGGACGAGGACCTGGACTGCATCGCGCTCCCGCGGAGTCCGGCGGCGACCGCCGCGGGGGAACTCGTGGACCTCGGGTATGGGACGCCGGAGGACTTCGAGACGACCGACGTCGACGGGAAGGTGGTGCAGGTCGCGTCGAACATGCCCAGTCACGCCGACCGGTTGCTACACCGCACAGAGAAGTACTACCTCGCCGTCGAAGGTGGGGCCGCGGGGTTCGTCTTCCGGAACCACGTCGATGGCTGTCTCCCGCCTACGGGGAGCGTCGGTCGAACCGACCAACCCATCGGTGAGATTCCGGCGGTCGGCGTCTCGAAGGAGGTCGGCCACCGTCTTGGTCGGCGTCACTGCGGCGAGCAGGTGACCGTCTCCGTGTCGGCTGATATCGGTCCGGCGACGAGCCAGAACGTCCACGCATCGGTCGGCCCGGACACCGACGAGCGCGTGCTGGTCACGAGCCACGTCGACGGTCACGACGTGAGCGAGGGGGCGGCCGACAACGCCAGCGGCACGGCGATGCTCGTCGCCGTCGCTGAAGCCCTCTCGCGTCGCGCGGACGACCTCGACTCGCGAGTGGAGTTCGTGGCGTACGGCGCCGAAGAGGTCGGCCTCTGCGGGTCAGACTACCACGCTGCCCAGACGGACGAATCCGCGGTGCGAGCCATCGTCAACCTCGACGGGGTCGTCCAGGGTCGCACGCTCCAGTTCTTCACGCACACCTTCGACGAACTCGAGGCGGCCGTCGAGCGTGCGACTGGCCACTTCAACCACCCCGCGAGGGTCATCCCGAAGGAGGGGTACCGCGGGGACCAGTGGCCGCTCGTGCGCTGGGGCGTCCCAGGGTACTTCGTCTCGGGCGTGCGCGAGGCCGAAGGCCGTGGGTACGGCCACACGGCTGCCGACACCCTGGACAAACTAGACCGCCGCAACGTCAACGAGCAGGCAATCCTGCTCACGGAACTGGCCGTTGACCTCGCGCGTGAGGAGACGGAGATTCCCCACCGCTCCGAGCGCGAGGTCGCCGAGTCCTTCCGCGAAGAGGGGCGCGTCGAGGGGATGAAACTGGTC
- a CDS encoding helix-turn-helix domain-containing protein, whose translation MATIAEFTIPATSFPLGSLTEDYPEATVELERVIPTNQAIIPYFWVRGLGDAREEELEASFRDHPDVHRVELVDDLDGEYLLRVEWRLDYQGVMQAITETDVVLLSGFGTSEKWTFELRADERHAIADFQQRCSEYGIPAELTALHNLSEMQAGAQYDLTGPQREALLLAYERGYYQTPREATLEELAGEVGITGQSLGSRLRRGTNRLIGSTLSESPDTPS comes from the coding sequence ATGGCTACGATCGCAGAGTTCACCATCCCCGCGACGTCGTTCCCGCTCGGGAGTCTCACCGAAGATTATCCCGAAGCGACGGTCGAACTCGAGCGGGTCATCCCGACGAACCAGGCCATCATCCCCTACTTCTGGGTGCGTGGACTCGGAGACGCCAGGGAGGAAGAACTCGAAGCCTCGTTCCGGGACCACCCGGACGTCCACCGCGTCGAACTCGTCGACGATCTCGACGGCGAGTACCTGTTACGCGTCGAGTGGCGCCTCGACTACCAGGGGGTGATGCAGGCGATCACGGAGACGGACGTCGTGTTGCTCTCCGGGTTCGGCACCTCGGAGAAGTGGACGTTCGAACTCCGAGCGGACGAACGCCACGCGATCGCCGACTTCCAGCAACGCTGCAGTGAGTACGGTATCCCCGCCGAACTGACGGCGCTCCACAACCTCTCGGAGATGCAAGCGGGGGCGCAGTACGACCTCACCGGGCCGCAGCGAGAGGCACTCCTCCTCGCCTACGAACGGGGGTACTATCAGACGCCACGCGAGGCCACGCTGGAGGAGCTGGCGGGGGAGGTCGGTATCACCGGTCAGTCACTGGGGTCACGGCTCCGCAGAGGGACGAATCGTCTCATCGGGAGCACGCTCTCCGAGTCGCCCGACACCCCCTCATAA
- a CDS encoding multicopper oxidase family protein translates to MPRKQHWFSRRRLLQLTGATTLGALAGCAGQQPDTDDDGGGREVTPRSTVTAEPDTSLSLTAASGTIQPGPDASTTNWLYEGQFPGPELRVQEDDVLSVEVTNDLQEETTIHWHGIPVPNPVDGVPNVTQDPVASGDTFTYTFRAEPPGTYFYHSHVGLQLDCGLFGPLIVEERDPHVEYDREYVVVLDDYLPREPELPSGGGRGGGMMGDTRPPYEGLLVNGRLPEDPERFDVTEGERIRFRFVNAASATVFGVQIAGHEMTVTHADGRPVEPVDTDSFAFGAGERYDVVVEATNPGSWFVQANALDGDEPPARAVVEYESADGRSPQPPSSASNQLQYEDLRAVSSLDGVSGEPDRTFDLTLSRSRGQSYTWTIDGQAYPDADPLQIRPDEHVRIRMTNLSPVVHPMHLHGHFFQVGNAIKDTVIVPGHRGQVTLDFHADNPGRWLFHCHNLYHLDAGMARVVEYVE, encoded by the coding sequence GTGCCGCGTAAACAGCACTGGTTCTCCCGTCGCAGACTCCTCCAGCTGACGGGAGCGACCACTCTCGGCGCGCTCGCGGGCTGTGCCGGTCAGCAACCGGACACCGACGATGATGGTGGGGGTCGTGAGGTGACGCCCCGCTCGACAGTCACGGCCGAGCCAGATACGTCCCTCAGCCTCACCGCGGCGTCCGGGACTATTCAACCAGGCCCCGATGCGTCGACGACCAACTGGCTGTACGAGGGCCAGTTCCCGGGACCGGAGCTACGCGTACAGGAGGACGACGTGCTCAGCGTCGAAGTGACCAACGACCTCCAGGAGGAGACGACGATTCACTGGCACGGGATTCCCGTCCCGAACCCGGTCGACGGCGTCCCGAACGTGACCCAGGACCCGGTCGCGTCCGGCGATACGTTCACGTACACGTTCCGTGCCGAACCCCCGGGGACGTACTTCTATCACAGTCACGTCGGACTCCAGCTCGACTGTGGATTGTTCGGCCCATTGATTGTCGAAGAACGCGACCCGCACGTCGAGTACGACCGCGAGTACGTCGTCGTCCTCGACGACTACCTCCCCCGTGAGCCCGAACTCCCTTCCGGCGGCGGCAGGGGTGGCGGGATGATGGGGGACACTCGACCGCCATACGAAGGCCTCCTCGTCAACGGTCGACTCCCCGAGGATCCAGAGAGGTTCGACGTCACAGAGGGCGAGCGGATTCGCTTCCGGTTCGTGAACGCCGCCAGCGCGACAGTCTTCGGAGTACAGATCGCCGGCCACGAGATGACCGTGACCCACGCCGACGGACGACCCGTCGAACCCGTCGACACTGACTCTTTCGCCTTCGGAGCCGGCGAACGCTACGACGTGGTCGTCGAAGCGACGAATCCGGGGAGCTGGTTCGTGCAAGCGAACGCACTCGATGGAGACGAACCACCAGCCAGAGCCGTCGTCGAGTACGAGTCAGCGGACGGACGAAGTCCACAGCCACCGTCGTCCGCGAGTAACCAGTTGCAGTACGAAGACTTGCGGGCGGTCTCCTCGCTCGACGGGGTGAGTGGAGAGCCGGATCGAACGTTCGACCTGACGCTCTCCCGCAGCAGGGGCCAGTCCTACACGTGGACGATAGACGGACAGGCCTACCCGGACGCCGACCCGCTCCAGATTCGGCCCGACGAACACGTCCGGATTCGGATGACCAATCTGAGCCCAGTCGTCCACCCGATGCACCTCCACGGCCACTTCTTCCAGGTCGGCAACGCGATCAAAGACACCGTCATCGTCCCCGGTCACCGGGGACAGGTGACACTGGACTTCCACGCGGACAACCCCGGTCGCTGGCTATTCCACTGTCACAACCTCTACCACCTCGACGCCGGGATGGCGCGCGTCGTCGAATACGTCGAGTGA
- a CDS encoding cupin domain-containing protein, giving the protein MAENTDRLLPDVTNLTDGVDVVHDVYDQPGVDTAEGRVGMLLQGEDVQSQFIEMPGGMYMDEHAHETESIIVTLRGEWVLCARGEREHMTAGDVFWFGPGVPTGYEVPFDDDAFILIFKGTKTDDSPEEFVSYLQNEVPDLLDEEREDGAVFSFDELDDDHAAVEFARRLDGATYPE; this is encoded by the coding sequence ATGGCAGAGAACACCGACCGGCTACTCCCGGACGTGACGAACCTGACCGACGGCGTCGACGTCGTCCACGACGTCTACGACCAACCCGGCGTCGACACGGCGGAAGGGAGGGTGGGGATGTTGTTGCAGGGCGAGGACGTTCAGAGCCAGTTCATCGAGATGCCGGGCGGAATGTACATGGACGAGCACGCCCACGAGACCGAATCGATCATCGTCACGCTGCGCGGCGAGTGGGTGCTCTGTGCACGCGGGGAGCGCGAGCATATGACCGCCGGCGACGTGTTCTGGTTCGGCCCCGGCGTCCCCACGGGGTACGAGGTTCCCTTCGACGACGACGCGTTCATCCTCATCTTCAAGGGGACGAAGACGGACGACAGCCCCGAGGAGTTCGTCTCCTACCTCCAGAACGAGGTTCCAGACCTCCTCGACGAGGAACGGGAAGACGGTGCGGTGTTCAGCTTCGACGAACTCGACGACGACCACGCCGCCGTCGAGTTCGCCCGCAGGTTAGACGGCGCCACGTACCCGGAATGA
- a CDS encoding MFS transporter, giving the protein MEARSGTRQEDSAGGLVLKYYLYKATKAVEFYRPIMYLFFLAQGLDFTQIAILEVVYNLTTLVGEIPTGYVGDRIGRRNSLLIGTALIAASLLGIGLAESFPALAVLYVLWSAGYNFRSGSEDAWLYDTLTDDLSENEFAHVRGRGESTALAVGAGAAIVGGYLGSIDLSYPWFVASAVTGLGVVVLLTLDEPETYKNTDADELSFQKTVGIVKDALSRRNIRAFILYYYVLYAAATYLVFVFLQPIFQTVVTDLGVATAQVESLLGWFYAAYSIVGAVLSYYTGAIKDQFGIRTWFLALPFIVGAALVGMYFVPILALPTFLVARGLSDVTRSFAGQYINDRIGTLGRATVLSSMAMVSGLAVIPFQLGSGIISDLVSPLFALAVVGVVLVVGSYAIIFWEAPIAE; this is encoded by the coding sequence ATGGAGGCACGTTCCGGGACCCGTCAGGAAGATTCGGCTGGCGGCCTCGTACTGAAGTACTACCTCTACAAGGCCACCAAGGCGGTCGAGTTCTACCGGCCGATCATGTACCTCTTCTTCCTCGCACAGGGACTCGACTTCACCCAGATTGCCATCCTCGAGGTGGTGTACAACCTGACCACGCTGGTCGGTGAGATCCCGACGGGGTACGTCGGCGACCGAATCGGCCGCAGGAACAGCCTGCTCATCGGGACCGCCCTGATAGCCGCCTCACTGCTCGGCATCGGCCTCGCGGAGTCGTTCCCCGCGCTGGCAGTCCTCTACGTCCTCTGGTCTGCGGGGTACAACTTCCGGTCGGGGAGCGAGGACGCGTGGCTCTACGACACGCTCACCGACGACCTCTCGGAGAACGAGTTCGCCCACGTCCGCGGCCGGGGGGAGTCCACCGCCCTCGCGGTCGGCGCCGGCGCAGCCATCGTCGGCGGCTACCTCGGCAGCATCGACCTCTCGTACCCGTGGTTTGTGGCGTCGGCCGTCACCGGACTCGGCGTCGTGGTGTTGCTCACGTTGGACGAGCCAGAGACGTACAAGAACACGGACGCCGACGAGTTGAGCTTCCAGAAGACCGTCGGAATCGTCAAAGACGCGCTCTCGCGTCGAAACATTCGGGCTTTCATCCTCTACTACTACGTGCTGTACGCTGCCGCCACCTACCTCGTGTTCGTGTTCCTCCAGCCAATATTCCAAACCGTCGTCACCGACCTTGGCGTCGCTACGGCGCAGGTAGAGTCCCTACTCGGCTGGTTCTACGCGGCGTACAGCATCGTCGGCGCCGTACTCAGCTACTACACGGGCGCCATCAAGGACCAATTCGGCATCCGGACGTGGTTCCTCGCGCTGCCGTTCATCGTCGGCGCGGCGCTAGTCGGGATGTACTTCGTTCCGATTCTCGCGCTCCCCACGTTTCTGGTTGCCCGGGGGCTCTCTGACGTCACGCGGTCGTTCGCCGGGCAGTACATCAACGACCGCATCGGCACGCTCGGCCGTGCCACCGTCCTGAGTTCGATGGCGATGGTCAGCGGCCTGGCCGTTATCCCGTTCCAGCTCGGCAGCGGCATCATCTCCGACCTCGTCTCACCGTTGTTCGCACTGGCTGTCGTCGGCGTAGTCCTCGTTGTCGGTTCGTACGCGATTATCTTCTGGGAAGCACCGATTGCCGAGTGA
- a CDS encoding succinylglutamate desuccinylase/aspartoacylase family protein, translated as MNDNTAEPFTYDGGEVAPGETRQFRHPVSETYLGDPVRIPVTIINSNHGGPTVLLSAASHGDELNGIEVVREVAQEWEHEHIHGTLVCLPVLNVLGFLTQQRYFPVYDRDLNRAFPGEEGSTSARRVAATIFENFVEPCDLGIDFHTSTRGRTNMFHVRADMDDGEVDRLARAFGASVIMDSEGSSGMLRTEATRAGIPTITVEMGEAHRFQRSLIDEALAGVRSVFAEYGVHPQQTVRWPGWRTVISGRDEKTWLRADEGGIVDMHCGHGDLVHEGGVICRITNPFKTEATEVTAPFTGVLVGVLENPVVYPGNPLCHLVRVQESSQRIIEARTAESDPRTGE; from the coding sequence ATGAACGACAACACCGCCGAGCCATTCACGTACGACGGTGGAGAGGTAGCGCCGGGCGAGACGCGACAGTTCCGACACCCCGTGAGCGAGACGTACCTCGGTGACCCGGTCCGAATCCCGGTCACGATCATCAATAGCAACCACGGTGGGCCGACAGTCCTGCTCTCTGCGGCGAGCCACGGCGACGAACTCAACGGCATCGAGGTCGTCCGCGAGGTCGCCCAGGAGTGGGAGCACGAGCACATCCACGGGACACTCGTCTGCCTGCCCGTGCTCAACGTCCTGGGATTCCTCACCCAGCAGCGGTACTTCCCGGTGTACGACCGCGACCTCAACCGCGCATTCCCCGGAGAAGAGGGGTCGACGAGCGCCCGGCGGGTCGCCGCGACCATCTTCGAGAACTTCGTCGAGCCCTGTGACCTCGGCATCGACTTCCACACGTCCACCCGCGGGCGCACCAACATGTTCCACGTCCGCGCAGACATGGACGACGGCGAGGTCGACCGACTGGCTCGCGCGTTCGGCGCGAGCGTCATCATGGACAGCGAGGGCTCGTCGGGGATGTTGCGCACCGAGGCCACGAGGGCTGGTATCCCGACGATCACCGTCGAGATGGGGGAGGCCCACCGCTTCCAGCGGTCGCTCATCGACGAGGCGCTCGCTGGCGTGCGGAGCGTCTTCGCCGAGTACGGCGTCCACCCACAGCAGACCGTTCGCTGGCCGGGCTGGCGGACCGTCATCTCGGGGCGAGACGAGAAGACTTGGCTGCGGGCCGACGAGGGCGGCATCGTCGACATGCATTGCGGACACGGCGACCTCGTCCACGAGGGAGGGGTGATCTGCCGCATCACGAACCCGTTCAAGACCGAGGCCACCGAGGTGACAGCGCCCTTCACGGGCGTCCTCGTCGGCGTCCTCGAGAACCCGGTCGTCTATCCGGGGAATCCGCTCTGTCACCTCGTGAGAGTCCAGGAGAGCTCCCAGCGCATCATCGAAGCGCGAACAGCCGAGAGCGACCCTAGAACCGGTGAGTGA